The following coding sequences lie in one Oncorhynchus gorbuscha isolate QuinsamMale2020 ecotype Even-year linkage group LG10, OgorEven_v1.0, whole genome shotgun sequence genomic window:
- the LOC124046017 gene encoding caskin-1-like isoform X1, giving the protein MGNEHSKNKGHTKDKSEQALDKHPEREVNSHAVSILYDGLENSDTSEAAVEQNSQPSSRPPAKEPGIVEANGSGCAPVVVEQEPVIENVPEPEPNHQKKEPKESSKERMNVFDTFFKKKATPQLNPDPAPEKEEPIKEKTVEESKSSPEVSVTVTDGIHAEPLDEVKEDTETSVKPPKPSPEAEEVKGPGIGEESSHLEENQEGESQTEDNPVMNFFKTLVTSTKKNKQGTAIPDVTKDQSQKEAQPTATTTAAQVVDAPAAAKGGMSFPPPPPPAPAPPKMEVKAEIVAQPVTNAPKKEPKDAAKEPEATKSKSDSPFSRLFSRKALLGLKSKIKVKSTSGASAPAKPPAVEIDASKTATLEASAKPEPPPAPAPKEGKKPAVAKASFSFFKPKDLLNQMASKVQTASTSGVRLLKKPFKGASEPKKEAPAPAADAIAGPSVSKEEPKAPEIPAVDSKPASGPTEGGDNSPILPKRLEKRNSIHLFFKNLGKRQSDAGVQTEPEKTK; this is encoded by the exons ATGGGCAATGAGCATTCCAAAAACAAAGGACATACCAAAGACAAG TCCGAGCAGGCTCTGGACAAGCACCCGGAAAGAGAAGTGAATAGCCATGCTGTAAGCATCTTGTACGATGGCCTGGAGAATAGTG ATACCAGTGAAGCAGCTGTGGAGCAGAACAGTCAGCCTTCCTCACGGCCTCCCGCTAAAGAGCCAGGTATAGTGGAGGCTAACGGCAGTGGTTGTGCGCCTGTGGTGGTGGAACAGGAGCCTGTCATTGAGAATGTTCCAGAACCGGAACCAAACCACCAAAAGAAGGAGCCCAAGGAGAGTTCAAAAGAAAGAATGAACGTATTTGACACCTTCTTCAAGAAGAAAGCTACACCTCAACTCAACCCTGATCCAGCCCCTGAAAAGGAGGAGCCCATAAAGGAGAAAACTGTGGAGGAGAGTAAGAGTTCCCCGGAAGTCTCTGTAACGGTGACCGATGGGATCCACGCT GAGCCACTTGATGAGGTAAAGGAGGACACAGAGACTTCAGTGAAGCCTCCCAAACCTAGTCCAGAGGCAGAGGAGGTCAAAGGCCCCGGAATTGGCGAGGAAAGCAGTCACCTCGAGGAAAACCAAGAGGGTGAGAGTCAAACAGAAGATAATCCAGTTATGAACTTCTTTAAAACACTA GTGACTTCTACCAAAAAAAACAAGCAAGGAACTGCCATCCCTGATGTTACGAAAGACCAA TCACAGAAAGAGGCCCAACCAACAGCAACAACTACA GCTGCACAAGTAGTGGATGCTCCAGCAGCAGCCAAAGGAGGGATGTCATTCCCACCACCCCCACCTCCAGCCCCAGCACCACCTAAGATGGAGGTTAAAGCAGAAATAGTAGCCCAACCTGTGACAAACGCACCAAAAAAAGAACCAAAGGATGCTGCCAAAGAACCAGAGGCCACCAAGTCGAAATCTGACAGTCCGTTCAGCAGACTTTTCAGCAGAAAG GCATTGCTAGGCCTCAAGTCTAAAATCAAGGTTAAATCAACAAGTGGAGCCAGTGCACCTGCCAAGCCTCCTGCAGTG GAGATAGACGCCTCAAAGACGGCTACTCTGGAGGCCTCTGCCAAACCAGAACCACCACCGGCACCTGCACCGAAAGAGGGGAAGAAACCGGCTGTAGCCAAAGCCTCCTTTTCTTTTTTCAAGCCCAAG GACCTGCTAAACCAAATGGCTTCAAAAGTCCAGACGGCTTCAACAAGTGGAGTCCGACTCCTCAAGAAACCTTTCAAAGGG GCTTCTGAGCCCAAAAAGGAAGCCCCAGCACCAGCTGCAGATGCAATAGCTGGCCCAAGTGTGTCCAAGGAAGAACCAAAGGCCCCAGAGATCCCTGCTGTGGACAGCAAGCCAGCATCAGGACCCACCGAGGGTGGGGACAATTCCCCCATCCTCCCTAAGAGGCTGGAGAAGAGGAACTCCATCCACTTGTTCTTCAAAAACCTG GGGAAACGCCAGTCAGATGCAGGAGTACAAACAGAACCAGAGAAGACCAAATAA
- the LOC124046017 gene encoding bromodomain-containing protein 4-like isoform X2, which produces MGNEHSKNKGHTKDKSEQALDKHPEREVNSHAVSILYDGLENSDTSEAAVEQNSQPSSRPPAKEPGIVEANGSGCAPVVVEQEPVIENVPEPEPNHQKKEPKESSKERMNVFDTFFKKKATPQLNPDPAPEKEEPIKEKTVEESKSSPEVSVTVTDGIHAEPLDEVKEDTETSVKPPKPSPEAEEVKGPGIGEESSHLEENQEGESQTEDNPVMNFFKTLVTSTKKNKQGTAIPDVTKDQSQKEAQPTATTTAAQVVDAPAAAKGGMSFPPPPPPAPAPPKMEVKAEIVAQPVTNAPKKEPKDAAKEPEATKSKSDSPFSRLFSRKTVEAVEPQPVVAVQEIDASKTATLEASAKPEPPPAPAPKEGKKPAVAKASFSFFKPKDLLNQMASKVQTASTSGVRLLKKPFKGASEPKKEAPAPAADAIAGPSVSKEEPKAPEIPAVDSKPASGPTEGGDNSPILPKRLEKRNSIHLFFKNLGKRQSDAGVQTEPEKTK; this is translated from the exons ATGGGCAATGAGCATTCCAAAAACAAAGGACATACCAAAGACAAG TCCGAGCAGGCTCTGGACAAGCACCCGGAAAGAGAAGTGAATAGCCATGCTGTAAGCATCTTGTACGATGGCCTGGAGAATAGTG ATACCAGTGAAGCAGCTGTGGAGCAGAACAGTCAGCCTTCCTCACGGCCTCCCGCTAAAGAGCCAGGTATAGTGGAGGCTAACGGCAGTGGTTGTGCGCCTGTGGTGGTGGAACAGGAGCCTGTCATTGAGAATGTTCCAGAACCGGAACCAAACCACCAAAAGAAGGAGCCCAAGGAGAGTTCAAAAGAAAGAATGAACGTATTTGACACCTTCTTCAAGAAGAAAGCTACACCTCAACTCAACCCTGATCCAGCCCCTGAAAAGGAGGAGCCCATAAAGGAGAAAACTGTGGAGGAGAGTAAGAGTTCCCCGGAAGTCTCTGTAACGGTGACCGATGGGATCCACGCT GAGCCACTTGATGAGGTAAAGGAGGACACAGAGACTTCAGTGAAGCCTCCCAAACCTAGTCCAGAGGCAGAGGAGGTCAAAGGCCCCGGAATTGGCGAGGAAAGCAGTCACCTCGAGGAAAACCAAGAGGGTGAGAGTCAAACAGAAGATAATCCAGTTATGAACTTCTTTAAAACACTA GTGACTTCTACCAAAAAAAACAAGCAAGGAACTGCCATCCCTGATGTTACGAAAGACCAA TCACAGAAAGAGGCCCAACCAACAGCAACAACTACA GCTGCACAAGTAGTGGATGCTCCAGCAGCAGCCAAAGGAGGGATGTCATTCCCACCACCCCCACCTCCAGCCCCAGCACCACCTAAGATGGAGGTTAAAGCAGAAATAGTAGCCCAACCTGTGACAAACGCACCAAAAAAAGAACCAAAGGATGCTGCCAAAGAACCAGAGGCCACCAAGTCGAAATCTGACAGTCCGTTCAGCAGACTTTTCAGCAGAAAG ACAGTGGAAGCAGTGGAGCCACAGCCAGTTGTTGCTGTACAG GAGATAGACGCCTCAAAGACGGCTACTCTGGAGGCCTCTGCCAAACCAGAACCACCACCGGCACCTGCACCGAAAGAGGGGAAGAAACCGGCTGTAGCCAAAGCCTCCTTTTCTTTTTTCAAGCCCAAG GACCTGCTAAACCAAATGGCTTCAAAAGTCCAGACGGCTTCAACAAGTGGAGTCCGACTCCTCAAGAAACCTTTCAAAGGG GCTTCTGAGCCCAAAAAGGAAGCCCCAGCACCAGCTGCAGATGCAATAGCTGGCCCAAGTGTGTCCAAGGAAGAACCAAAGGCCCCAGAGATCCCTGCTGTGGACAGCAAGCCAGCATCAGGACCCACCGAGGGTGGGGACAATTCCCCCATCCTCCCTAAGAGGCTGGAGAAGAGGAACTCCATCCACTTGTTCTTCAAAAACCTG GGGAAACGCCAGTCAGATGCAGGAGTACAAACAGAACCAGAGAAGACCAAATAA
- the LOC124046017 gene encoding RE1-silencing transcription factor-like isoform X3 — protein sequence MGNEHSKNKGHTKDKSEQALDKHPEREVNSHAVSILYDGLENSDTSEAAVEQNSQPSSRPPAKEPGIVEANGSGCAPVVVEQEPVIENVPEPEPNHQKKEPKESSKERMNVFDTFFKKKATPQLNPDPAPEKEEPIKEKTVEESKSSPEVSVTVTDGIHAEPLDEVKEDTETSVKPPKPSPEAEEVKGPGIGEESSHLEENQEGESQTEDNPVMNFFKTLVTSTKKNKQGTAIPDVTKDQSQKEAQPTATTTAAQVVDAPAAAKGGMSFPPPPPPAPAPPKMEVKAEIVAQPVTNAPKKEPKDAAKEPEATKSKSDSPFSRLFSRKEIDASKTATLEASAKPEPPPAPAPKEGKKPAVAKASFSFFKPKDLLNQMASKVQTASTSGVRLLKKPFKGASEPKKEAPAPAADAIAGPSVSKEEPKAPEIPAVDSKPASGPTEGGDNSPILPKRLEKRNSIHLFFKNLGKRQSDAGVQTEPEKTK from the exons ATGGGCAATGAGCATTCCAAAAACAAAGGACATACCAAAGACAAG TCCGAGCAGGCTCTGGACAAGCACCCGGAAAGAGAAGTGAATAGCCATGCTGTAAGCATCTTGTACGATGGCCTGGAGAATAGTG ATACCAGTGAAGCAGCTGTGGAGCAGAACAGTCAGCCTTCCTCACGGCCTCCCGCTAAAGAGCCAGGTATAGTGGAGGCTAACGGCAGTGGTTGTGCGCCTGTGGTGGTGGAACAGGAGCCTGTCATTGAGAATGTTCCAGAACCGGAACCAAACCACCAAAAGAAGGAGCCCAAGGAGAGTTCAAAAGAAAGAATGAACGTATTTGACACCTTCTTCAAGAAGAAAGCTACACCTCAACTCAACCCTGATCCAGCCCCTGAAAAGGAGGAGCCCATAAAGGAGAAAACTGTGGAGGAGAGTAAGAGTTCCCCGGAAGTCTCTGTAACGGTGACCGATGGGATCCACGCT GAGCCACTTGATGAGGTAAAGGAGGACACAGAGACTTCAGTGAAGCCTCCCAAACCTAGTCCAGAGGCAGAGGAGGTCAAAGGCCCCGGAATTGGCGAGGAAAGCAGTCACCTCGAGGAAAACCAAGAGGGTGAGAGTCAAACAGAAGATAATCCAGTTATGAACTTCTTTAAAACACTA GTGACTTCTACCAAAAAAAACAAGCAAGGAACTGCCATCCCTGATGTTACGAAAGACCAA TCACAGAAAGAGGCCCAACCAACAGCAACAACTACA GCTGCACAAGTAGTGGATGCTCCAGCAGCAGCCAAAGGAGGGATGTCATTCCCACCACCCCCACCTCCAGCCCCAGCACCACCTAAGATGGAGGTTAAAGCAGAAATAGTAGCCCAACCTGTGACAAACGCACCAAAAAAAGAACCAAAGGATGCTGCCAAAGAACCAGAGGCCACCAAGTCGAAATCTGACAGTCCGTTCAGCAGACTTTTCAGCAGAAAG GAGATAGACGCCTCAAAGACGGCTACTCTGGAGGCCTCTGCCAAACCAGAACCACCACCGGCACCTGCACCGAAAGAGGGGAAGAAACCGGCTGTAGCCAAAGCCTCCTTTTCTTTTTTCAAGCCCAAG GACCTGCTAAACCAAATGGCTTCAAAAGTCCAGACGGCTTCAACAAGTGGAGTCCGACTCCTCAAGAAACCTTTCAAAGGG GCTTCTGAGCCCAAAAAGGAAGCCCCAGCACCAGCTGCAGATGCAATAGCTGGCCCAAGTGTGTCCAAGGAAGAACCAAAGGCCCCAGAGATCCCTGCTGTGGACAGCAAGCCAGCATCAGGACCCACCGAGGGTGGGGACAATTCCCCCATCCTCCCTAAGAGGCTGGAGAAGAGGAACTCCATCCACTTGTTCTTCAAAAACCTG GGGAAACGCCAGTCAGATGCAGGAGTACAAACAGAACCAGAGAAGACCAAATAA
- the LOC124046017 gene encoding wiskott-Aldrich syndrome protein homolog 1-like isoform X4 — MGNEHSKNKGHTKDKSEQALDKHPEREVNSHAVSILYDGLENSDTSEAAVEQNSQPSSRPPAKEPGIVEANGSGCAPVVVEQEPVIENVPEPEPNHQKKEPKESSKERMNVFDTFFKKKATPQLNPDPAPEKEEPIKEKTVEESKSSPEVSVTVTDGIHAEPLDEVKEDTETSVKPPKPSPEAEEVKGPGIGEESSHLEENQEGESQTEDNPVMNFFKTLVTSTKKNKQGTAIPDVTKDQSQKEAQPTATTTAAQVVDAPAAAKGGMSFPPPPPPAPAPPKMEVKAEIVAQPVTNAPKKEPKDAAKEPEATKSKSDSPFSRLFSRKALLGLKSKIKVKSTSGASAPAKPPAVEIDASKTATLEASAKPEPPPAPAPKEGKKPAVAKASFSFFKPKASEPKKEAPAPAADAIAGPSVSKEEPKAPEIPAVDSKPASGPTEGGDNSPILPKRLEKRNSIHLFFKNLGKRQSDAGVQTEPEKTK; from the exons ATGGGCAATGAGCATTCCAAAAACAAAGGACATACCAAAGACAAG TCCGAGCAGGCTCTGGACAAGCACCCGGAAAGAGAAGTGAATAGCCATGCTGTAAGCATCTTGTACGATGGCCTGGAGAATAGTG ATACCAGTGAAGCAGCTGTGGAGCAGAACAGTCAGCCTTCCTCACGGCCTCCCGCTAAAGAGCCAGGTATAGTGGAGGCTAACGGCAGTGGTTGTGCGCCTGTGGTGGTGGAACAGGAGCCTGTCATTGAGAATGTTCCAGAACCGGAACCAAACCACCAAAAGAAGGAGCCCAAGGAGAGTTCAAAAGAAAGAATGAACGTATTTGACACCTTCTTCAAGAAGAAAGCTACACCTCAACTCAACCCTGATCCAGCCCCTGAAAAGGAGGAGCCCATAAAGGAGAAAACTGTGGAGGAGAGTAAGAGTTCCCCGGAAGTCTCTGTAACGGTGACCGATGGGATCCACGCT GAGCCACTTGATGAGGTAAAGGAGGACACAGAGACTTCAGTGAAGCCTCCCAAACCTAGTCCAGAGGCAGAGGAGGTCAAAGGCCCCGGAATTGGCGAGGAAAGCAGTCACCTCGAGGAAAACCAAGAGGGTGAGAGTCAAACAGAAGATAATCCAGTTATGAACTTCTTTAAAACACTA GTGACTTCTACCAAAAAAAACAAGCAAGGAACTGCCATCCCTGATGTTACGAAAGACCAA TCACAGAAAGAGGCCCAACCAACAGCAACAACTACA GCTGCACAAGTAGTGGATGCTCCAGCAGCAGCCAAAGGAGGGATGTCATTCCCACCACCCCCACCTCCAGCCCCAGCACCACCTAAGATGGAGGTTAAAGCAGAAATAGTAGCCCAACCTGTGACAAACGCACCAAAAAAAGAACCAAAGGATGCTGCCAAAGAACCAGAGGCCACCAAGTCGAAATCTGACAGTCCGTTCAGCAGACTTTTCAGCAGAAAG GCATTGCTAGGCCTCAAGTCTAAAATCAAGGTTAAATCAACAAGTGGAGCCAGTGCACCTGCCAAGCCTCCTGCAGTG GAGATAGACGCCTCAAAGACGGCTACTCTGGAGGCCTCTGCCAAACCAGAACCACCACCGGCACCTGCACCGAAAGAGGGGAAGAAACCGGCTGTAGCCAAAGCCTCCTTTTCTTTTTTCAAGCCCAAG GCTTCTGAGCCCAAAAAGGAAGCCCCAGCACCAGCTGCAGATGCAATAGCTGGCCCAAGTGTGTCCAAGGAAGAACCAAAGGCCCCAGAGATCCCTGCTGTGGACAGCAAGCCAGCATCAGGACCCACCGAGGGTGGGGACAATTCCCCCATCCTCCCTAAGAGGCTGGAGAAGAGGAACTCCATCCACTTGTTCTTCAAAAACCTG GGGAAACGCCAGTCAGATGCAGGAGTACAAACAGAACCAGAGAAGACCAAATAA
- the LOC124046017 gene encoding uncharacterized protein LOC124046017 isoform X6, with product MGNEHSKNKGHTKDKSEQALDKHPEREVNSHAVSILYDGLENSDTSEAAVEQNSQPSSRPPAKEPGIVEANGSGCAPVVVEQEPVIENVPEPEPNHQKKEPKESSKERMNVFDTFFKKKATPQLNPDPAPEKEEPIKEKTVEESKSSPEVSVTVTDGIHAEASEVLMAAHFFPKQLAVRFSFPEAESELSSQLDFLTADSIQITPESSEEQPVTTEEQPTEESVSPPEEETTEPVFGEEPTEDTTVEKSPVPKEELGEIAYVLENEAAIYSAIAAELEELGEIADALENEAAVDSAIAAELEELEEISDVLENEAAIYSAIAEELEELEEIADVLEDVASIESEELESSPSAKETTEKNKKNDEGKETSVSSSRLLGQMQSACMKIIKESVYSTVRVCTEMSAEGCGTINITIQVSLRQRGDLKCEDETSAETALDMV from the exons ATGGGCAATGAGCATTCCAAAAACAAAGGACATACCAAAGACAAG TCCGAGCAGGCTCTGGACAAGCACCCGGAAAGAGAAGTGAATAGCCATGCTGTAAGCATCTTGTACGATGGCCTGGAGAATAGTG ATACCAGTGAAGCAGCTGTGGAGCAGAACAGTCAGCCTTCCTCACGGCCTCCCGCTAAAGAGCCAGGTATAGTGGAGGCTAACGGCAGTGGTTGTGCGCCTGTGGTGGTGGAACAGGAGCCTGTCATTGAGAATGTTCCAGAACCGGAACCAAACCACCAAAAGAAGGAGCCCAAGGAGAGTTCAAAAGAAAGAATGAACGTATTTGACACCTTCTTCAAGAAGAAAGCTACACCTCAACTCAACCCTGATCCAGCCCCTGAAAAGGAGGAGCCCATAAAGGAGAAAACTGTGGAGGAGAGTAAGAGTTCCCCGGAAGTCTCTGTAACGGTGACCGATGGGATCCACGCT GAGGCAAGCGAAGTCTTGATGGCTGCACATTTCTTTCCAAAACAACTGGCAGTCAGATTCTCATTTCCGGAGGCAGAGTCTGAACTTTCATCACAGCTGGATTTTCTTACGGCAGACAGCATTCAAATCACCCCTGAAAGCTCTGAAGAGCAGCCAGTAACCACTGAAGAGCAGCCTACAGAGGAAAGTGTCAGCCCACCTGAAGAGGAAACAACAGAACCGGTCTTTGGTGAAGAACCCACAGAGGATACAACTGTGGAGAAGAGCCCCGTACCCAAAGAAGAGCTGGGAGAAATTGCATATGTTCTTGAAAATGAAGCTGCTATATACTCAGCAATCGCTGCAGAACTAGAAGAGCTGGGAGAAATTGCAGATGCTCTTGAAAATGAAGCTGCTGTAGACTCGGCAATCGCTGCAGAACTAGAAGAGCTGGAAGAAATTTCAGATGTTCTTGAAAATGAAGCTGCTATATACTCAGCAATCGCTGAAGAACTAGAAGAGCTGGAAGAAATTGCAGATGTTCTTGAAGATGTAGCTTCTATAGAGTCAGAAGAACTTGAATCTAGCCCCAGTGCTAAAGAGACGACTGAGAAAAACAAGAAGAACGATGAAGGGAAAGAAACAAGCGTCTCATCATCGAGGTTGCTCGGCCAGATGCAATCCGCATGTATGAAAATCATTAAAGAATCAGTATATAGCACTGTTCGTGTCTGTACTGAGATGTCTGCAGAGGGCTGCGGCACTATTAACATTACAATTCAGGTCAGTCTGAGGCAGAGAGGGGATTTGAAATGCGAGGATGAGACTTCCGCTGAAACAGCATTGGATATGGTGTAA
- the LOC124046017 gene encoding SH3 domain-containing protein C23A1.17-like isoform X5, producing the protein MGNEHSKNKGHTKDKSEQALDKHPEREVNSHAVSILYDGLENSDTSEAAVEQNSQPSSRPPAKEPGIVEANGSGCAPVVVEQEPVIENVPEPEPNHQKKEPKESSKERMNVFDTFFKKKATPQLNPDPAPEKEEPIKEKTVEESKSSPEVSVTVTDGIHAEPLDEVKEDTETSVKPPKPSPEAEEVKGPGIGEESSHLEENQEGESQTEDNPVMNFFKTLVTSTKKNKQGTAIPDVTKDQSQKEAQPTATTTAAQVVDAPAAAKGGMSFPPPPPPAPAPPKMEVKAEIVAQPVTNAPKKEPKDAAKEPEATKSKSDSPFSRLFSRKTVEAVEPQPVVAVQEIDASKTATLEASAKPEPPPAPAPKEGKKPAVAKASFSFFKPKASEPKKEAPAPAADAIAGPSVSKEEPKAPEIPAVDSKPASGPTEGGDNSPILPKRLEKRNSIHLFFKNLGKRQSDAGVQTEPEKTK; encoded by the exons ATGGGCAATGAGCATTCCAAAAACAAAGGACATACCAAAGACAAG TCCGAGCAGGCTCTGGACAAGCACCCGGAAAGAGAAGTGAATAGCCATGCTGTAAGCATCTTGTACGATGGCCTGGAGAATAGTG ATACCAGTGAAGCAGCTGTGGAGCAGAACAGTCAGCCTTCCTCACGGCCTCCCGCTAAAGAGCCAGGTATAGTGGAGGCTAACGGCAGTGGTTGTGCGCCTGTGGTGGTGGAACAGGAGCCTGTCATTGAGAATGTTCCAGAACCGGAACCAAACCACCAAAAGAAGGAGCCCAAGGAGAGTTCAAAAGAAAGAATGAACGTATTTGACACCTTCTTCAAGAAGAAAGCTACACCTCAACTCAACCCTGATCCAGCCCCTGAAAAGGAGGAGCCCATAAAGGAGAAAACTGTGGAGGAGAGTAAGAGTTCCCCGGAAGTCTCTGTAACGGTGACCGATGGGATCCACGCT GAGCCACTTGATGAGGTAAAGGAGGACACAGAGACTTCAGTGAAGCCTCCCAAACCTAGTCCAGAGGCAGAGGAGGTCAAAGGCCCCGGAATTGGCGAGGAAAGCAGTCACCTCGAGGAAAACCAAGAGGGTGAGAGTCAAACAGAAGATAATCCAGTTATGAACTTCTTTAAAACACTA GTGACTTCTACCAAAAAAAACAAGCAAGGAACTGCCATCCCTGATGTTACGAAAGACCAA TCACAGAAAGAGGCCCAACCAACAGCAACAACTACA GCTGCACAAGTAGTGGATGCTCCAGCAGCAGCCAAAGGAGGGATGTCATTCCCACCACCCCCACCTCCAGCCCCAGCACCACCTAAGATGGAGGTTAAAGCAGAAATAGTAGCCCAACCTGTGACAAACGCACCAAAAAAAGAACCAAAGGATGCTGCCAAAGAACCAGAGGCCACCAAGTCGAAATCTGACAGTCCGTTCAGCAGACTTTTCAGCAGAAAG ACAGTGGAAGCAGTGGAGCCACAGCCAGTTGTTGCTGTACAG GAGATAGACGCCTCAAAGACGGCTACTCTGGAGGCCTCTGCCAAACCAGAACCACCACCGGCACCTGCACCGAAAGAGGGGAAGAAACCGGCTGTAGCCAAAGCCTCCTTTTCTTTTTTCAAGCCCAAG GCTTCTGAGCCCAAAAAGGAAGCCCCAGCACCAGCTGCAGATGCAATAGCTGGCCCAAGTGTGTCCAAGGAAGAACCAAAGGCCCCAGAGATCCCTGCTGTGGACAGCAAGCCAGCATCAGGACCCACCGAGGGTGGGGACAATTCCCCCATCCTCCCTAAGAGGCTGGAGAAGAGGAACTCCATCCACTTGTTCTTCAAAAACCTG GGGAAACGCCAGTCAGATGCAGGAGTACAAACAGAACCAGAGAAGACCAAATAA